Part of the Paracoccus sp. MC1862 genome, CGCGCCGGTGGGGTCGGAAAGGACCGGCTCGCCGGGATCGCTGGCGGTGGTGGGGCGCGGGCGCGGCCCGCTGATCGGCAGCAGCCGGGGCAGCCTGCTGGCCATGGGTCAGGGGCCGGAGGAACCAAAGGCCGAGGCGCCATCCGAGCCGCTGTGACCCGCCAGCGCCAGGGGAAAGGCGATGGTGACGACCATGCCGTCGGACCCGAAGGCGCGGGCGAACGCGCCGTTCAGGTCGCCCTCGATCAGCGCATGGATCAGTTGCGACCCGAAGCCGCCATTTCCGTTCTGGTCCTCACGGCCGGGCGCCGGGCTGGCGTCCGGTTCGTTCCACCTCAGCACCAGCCAGTCGGCGCCGGCGCGCCGTTCAACCGTCCAGTCGATGCGGATCGTCAGGTCGTCCGAGTTTTCCCCGTATTTCATCGCGTTGGTGCTGAGCTCATAGGCGACCAGCCCCAAGGCCTGCGCCTCGCGCCCGTTCAGCCGCACCGGCGGGCCGTTCAGCATCCCTTCGGCCTGCGCGGCGGCAACGACGCCGCCGACCTCGGCCCGCAGCAGTCCGGCAAGTTCCGCAGATCCCTGATCGGTGCGGTTCACGGCATCCTGCGCCTTGGCCATCGCCGACAGCCGCGCCCCGAACACGCGCCCGAATTCCTGCAGGTCCGGGGCCGAGCGCATCGTCTGCCGGGCAATCGCCTGGATGCGGGCCAGGTGGTTCTTGATCCGGTGCTGCATCTCGCGCAGCAGCAGCGTGCGCTCATCGGCCTCGCGGGCGGACTGAACGGCGCGCAACTCTGCCTCGCGCAGCGCGCGCATGAAGTTGCGCGTGGCGCCGGTCACCGCGATCAGCAGCAGCAGCGACAATGCCCCGACCATCAGGCTGGCCGTGCGATCGTCCAGCCCCAGAAAGCCGGGGGCGGGAACCATCGTCAACTGCCAGTTCCGCCCGGCGATGGCGATCTCGCGCGTGGCGGCGCGGTTCAGCAGGCGGGCGGGCGCATCCTCGGGGATGTTGTCGAACAGCGGCTGGCCGGGCGCCTGCCGGTCCATCGTCCGCAGCGACAAGGGCAGGTCCGGCAGTTCGGCCAGAACCGCGTGATGCAGGTCGCCGGCGCGATAGGGCGCATAGACCCAGCCGCCGTCCCGGCCCTCGCGCATCCCGAACAGCCCGATCCGGGTGGGGATGTAGATCAGGAAACCCGCCTGCTTTTCGGCGGTGATCTCCTGCACCAGTTCCACCGGCCCGGTCGCCTGCGCCTCGCCGCTTTCAAGGGCGGCGATCATTGCCTCGCGGCGCACGGATTCGGCGAACATGTCATAGCCGATCGCCTGCCGGTTCCGAGCGTCCATGGGTTCGAGCATGGTGATGGGGCCGACAAGCGGCTGGTCGCTGCCCGGACGCGCAACCGCCGGCCAGCCGTGGTTGGCAGAGATCCGCTCAAGGGCCGGGCGCTGGAGGTCCGCCGGCAGCAGCGCGGCAAAGCCGATCCCCTGGATGCCGCGATAATCGCTTTGCAGTTCCAGCCCTTCGACATAGCGGCGGAATTCTTCCACGGAAACCGGCTGGTCCTGCGCGTCGAAGTAGCTGCGCGTGCCCCGCAACAGGGCGACATGCTGGATCATCCGCTGCTCGATCCGGCCCGACACCAGATCGGCAAGCCGTTCAAAACGAAGCACGGCCGCCCGGTTTTCCAGCCGGACAGTAAAGGCGGTCAGGCCGATGCCAAGCGTCAGAGTCACGAAAACCGCGCACAACATCAGCAAGGTCTGGCGCGTGGTTGTCATGGTATGTTCAGAACGCGAAGG contains:
- a CDS encoding CHASE domain-containing protein is translated as MTLTLGIGLTAFTVRLENRAAVLRFERLADLVSGRIEQRMIQHVALLRGTRSYFDAQDQPVSVEEFRRYVEGLELQSDYRGIQGIGFAALLPADLQRPALERISANHGWPAVARPGSDQPLVGPITMLEPMDARNRQAIGYDMFAESVRREAMIAALESGEAQATGPVELVQEITAEKQAGFLIYIPTRIGLFGMREGRDGGWVYAPYRAGDLHHAVLAELPDLPLSLRTMDRQAPGQPLFDNIPEDAPARLLNRAATREIAIAGRNWQLTMVPAPGFLGLDDRTASLMVGALSLLLLIAVTGATRNFMRALREAELRAVQSAREADERTLLLREMQHRIKNHLARIQAIARQTMRSAPDLQEFGRVFGARLSAMAKAQDAVNRTDQGSAELAGLLRAEVGGVVAAAQAEGMLNGPPVRLNGREAQALGLVAYELSTNAMKYGENSDDLTIRIDWTVERRAGADWLVLRWNEPDASPAPGREDQNGNGGFGSQLIHALIEGDLNGAFARAFGSDGMVVTIAFPLALAGHSGSDGASAFGSSGP